A genomic window from Streptomyces sp. NBC_00234 includes:
- a CDS encoding maleylpyruvate isomerase family mycothiol-dependent enzyme, producing the protein MLDIIEEVTRSGARITATLDALTDLEMRAPSTLAGWTCGHVITHLARSIDAYGWLLAVARTGIEPAPRTDAKSLARTVREGADLRSRLAHLAEDATSMPVERWDTLVTALAGWRHPAWYTLHRCWRELETHHVDLNAGYRTTDWPSTYVTWALDDTITALAALDFPVARVKALDIGRSWTLSPTGPNITGSGHALLGWLSGRALDPPLTSDRPLPVPPD; encoded by the coding sequence ATGCTCGACATAATCGAGGAAGTCACCCGCTCCGGTGCCAGGATCACCGCCACCCTCGACGCGCTGACCGACCTGGAGATGCGTGCACCCTCGACGCTGGCCGGCTGGACCTGCGGCCACGTCATCACCCACCTGGCCCGCAGCATCGACGCCTATGGGTGGTTGCTCGCCGTGGCCCGAACCGGCATCGAACCCGCCCCGAGGACGGACGCCAAGTCGCTCGCCCGTACTGTCCGTGAAGGCGCCGACCTGCGCAGCCGCCTTGCACACCTGGCCGAAGACGCCACATCGATGCCCGTGGAACGTTGGGACACCCTGGTCACGGCACTGGCGGGCTGGCGGCACCCGGCCTGGTACACCCTCCACCGCTGCTGGCGCGAACTCGAAACGCACCACGTCGACCTGAACGCCGGCTACCGCACCACCGACTGGCCCAGCACGTACGTGACCTGGGCACTCGACGACACCATCACGGCGCTCGCCGCACTCGACTTCCCCGTCGCCCGGGTCAAAGCCCTCGACATCGGCCGATCCTGGACCCTGTCCCCGACCGGCCCCAACATCACCGGCTCCGGCCACGCCCTCCTCGGCTGGCTCAGCGGCCGCGCGCTCGACCCCCCGCTCACGTCCGACCGTCCACTGCCGGTCCCGCCCGACTGA
- the pdxR gene encoding MocR-like pyridoxine biosynthesis transcription factor PdxR produces the protein MPLEWSGLSPDLLLVIDRDSGEPLRSQLELRLRDAIRTGRLQIGERLPSSRELARVLGLSRGVVQDCYAQLQAEGYLVTRVGSATRVAAGAGAPPAPTSPPSAPPRLVADFKWGVPDLSSFPLADWLWATREAARTMPTAALDYGDPRGNVALREVMAGYLRRVRAAAADPERIVICSGYAQGLGLALHALARTGVRTVAYEDPGSPATISSAASWAGLSAIPVPVDERGIDVQALAATDARAVVMTPAHQWPTGVALAPERRLALIEWARSRDAVVIEDDYDAEFRYDREPVGALQGLAADRVISIGTVSKSLAPALRIGWMLCPPALTELIIEHKQLNDRGSPTLDQLALARMIESGRFDRHLRRMRTTYAARRTTLVAALAEHAHEVRVTGLAAGFHAVAHLHGPADEQDLIAAAHARSVGLYGMSTCRSSHATEPVQLILGFGNVGERAITAGITAVGGLLRGRYPASQVRPTLGDDCPATTVRTCST, from the coding sequence ATGCCTCTGGAGTGGTCCGGTCTGTCACCCGATCTGCTGCTGGTCATCGACCGGGACAGCGGCGAGCCGCTGCGATCCCAGCTTGAACTCCGGCTGCGGGACGCGATCAGGACCGGGCGGCTGCAGATCGGCGAACGGCTGCCGTCCTCCCGTGAACTCGCTCGGGTGCTCGGGCTGTCGCGCGGGGTGGTGCAGGACTGCTACGCCCAGCTCCAAGCCGAGGGATACCTCGTGACACGCGTCGGCTCAGCCACCCGGGTCGCCGCCGGCGCGGGCGCACCGCCAGCGCCCACGTCACCGCCCTCGGCACCTCCACGCCTGGTGGCCGACTTCAAGTGGGGCGTCCCGGACTTGAGCAGCTTCCCGCTCGCCGACTGGCTGTGGGCCACGCGCGAGGCGGCACGCACCATGCCGACGGCGGCGCTTGATTACGGAGACCCGCGCGGCAATGTGGCTCTGCGCGAGGTCATGGCCGGATATCTGCGGCGGGTGCGCGCCGCCGCAGCGGATCCGGAACGGATCGTGATCTGCTCCGGCTACGCGCAGGGCCTCGGTCTGGCCCTGCACGCTCTGGCCCGGACAGGTGTCCGTACGGTGGCGTACGAGGACCCCGGCTCACCGGCCACGATCTCCTCTGCCGCGTCCTGGGCGGGCCTGTCGGCGATCCCGGTACCGGTCGACGAGCGCGGCATCGACGTGCAGGCACTCGCCGCGACCGACGCCCGCGCCGTCGTCATGACCCCTGCGCACCAGTGGCCCACCGGTGTCGCTCTTGCACCCGAGCGGCGGCTCGCCCTGATCGAGTGGGCCAGGAGCCGGGACGCCGTCGTCATCGAGGACGACTACGACGCCGAATTCCGCTACGACCGGGAGCCGGTGGGCGCCCTGCAAGGACTCGCCGCCGACCGCGTGATCTCCATAGGCACCGTCAGCAAGTCCCTCGCGCCCGCGCTGCGCATCGGGTGGATGCTCTGCCCGCCCGCGCTCACCGAGCTGATCATCGAGCACAAGCAGCTGAACGACCGCGGGTCGCCCACACTCGATCAGCTCGCCCTCGCGAGAATGATCGAGTCCGGCCGCTTCGACCGGCACCTGCGCCGGATGCGGACAACCTACGCGGCACGGCGCACGACCCTGGTGGCGGCGCTCGCCGAACATGCCCACGAGGTCAGGGTGACCGGCCTCGCGGCGGGCTTCCACGCGGTAGCGCACCTCCACGGACCGGCCGACGAGCAAGACCTCATCGCCGCCGCCCACGCCCGATCCGTGGGCCTCTACGGAATGAGCACCTGCCGTTCTTCGCATGCGACAGAGCCAGTGCAGCTGATCCTGGGGTTCGGCAACGTCGGTGAACGCGCCATCACGGCAGGCATCACGGCGGTCGGAGGCCTGCTGAGGGGCCGATATCCCGCGTCGCAGGTCCGTCCGACGCTCGGCGACGACTGCCCCGCCACTACGGTACGAACATGCTCGACATAA
- a CDS encoding MFS transporter, whose product MINSRAEGAGSRPPLVTRPLLLRFVSVIGASTSFYLLLSVVPLYAEVCGGSYAAGLATGALMLATVGGGLATPRFVARFGYRLALVAGLVLLGTPTLVLTASGSTVWITAVCVVRGLGFAFTVVAGGALTASLIPPERRGEGLALVGIVSGVPSLVALPLGVWLVGHVGYVPVCIAGAVAALAAIVSVPGLPDREPTSGRSIGVLAGFRTAALLRPAVVFSATALAAGITVTFLPLAVPSASTGIVAMALFVQSSASTAARWVAGRHGDRHGPASLVLPGLVVSAAGTLLTSLTHSPVAVVVGLALFGVGFGVTQNATLTLMYARVPASGYGTVSALWNFAYDAGMGVGAVGFGVLAGQTGYPLAFTLTAALMLTALAPAWRDRLANGSRR is encoded by the coding sequence ATGATCAACTCTCGAGCTGAGGGCGCCGGTTCGCGGCCGCCGCTGGTGACGCGGCCCCTGCTGCTGCGTTTCGTCTCGGTCATCGGTGCCTCGACGAGCTTCTACCTGCTGTTGTCGGTCGTCCCCCTCTATGCCGAGGTGTGCGGAGGCAGTTATGCCGCGGGACTGGCCACGGGTGCGCTGATGCTGGCGACGGTCGGAGGCGGGCTGGCCACTCCCCGGTTCGTTGCCCGCTTCGGCTACCGCCTGGCGCTGGTGGCAGGGCTGGTCCTCCTCGGCACGCCCACGCTGGTGCTGACCGCTTCCGGGAGCACGGTTTGGATCACGGCGGTCTGTGTCGTGCGGGGTCTGGGCTTCGCGTTCACGGTCGTCGCGGGTGGCGCTTTGACGGCGTCGCTGATCCCGCCCGAGCGCCGTGGTGAGGGGCTGGCACTGGTTGGCATCGTGTCCGGGGTTCCGTCGCTGGTGGCCCTGCCGCTGGGGGTGTGGCTGGTAGGGCACGTGGGGTACGTACCGGTCTGCATTGCTGGCGCAGTGGCCGCGCTGGCCGCTATCGTCTCGGTGCCGGGCCTGCCGGACCGCGAGCCGACCTCGGGACGGTCGATCGGGGTGCTGGCCGGGTTCCGGACGGCCGCTCTTCTGCGGCCCGCCGTCGTCTTCTCGGCTACTGCGCTCGCTGCCGGAATCACCGTCACCTTCCTCCCCCTTGCCGTCCCGTCGGCTTCTACCGGAATCGTCGCCATGGCCCTGTTCGTCCAGTCCTCGGCATCAACCGCGGCCCGCTGGGTCGCGGGCCGACACGGCGACCGGCACGGACCGGCCTCACTCGTCCTGCCCGGCCTTGTTGTCTCCGCCGCAGGGACGCTGCTCACCTCTCTGACCCACAGCCCGGTCGCCGTTGTCGTCGGCCTAGCCCTGTTCGGGGTCGGTTTCGGAGTCACCCAGAACGCCACGCTGACGCTGATGTACGCGCGTGTCCCCGCGTCTGGCTACGGCACCGTCAGCGCCCTGTGGAACTTCGCCTACGACGCGGGCATGGGCGTCGGCGCCGTCGGGTTCGGGGTGCTCGCAGGCCAGACCGGCTACCCATTGGCTTTCACCCTCACCGCCGCGCTGATGCTCACCGCCCTTGCCCCGGCCTGGCGCGACCGCCTGGCCAACGGCTCCCGTCGATGA
- a CDS encoding ketopantoate reductase family protein: MTTNTVTVAILGPGGVGGLIGALLARDGHRVVCLAGEETTAVLCREGLRVQSTQYGDFTTPVEADTLLREPVDVTFVTVKQTALPAALDRVPPQVLGDGIVVPLLNGLDHLAALRRHYPAGQVVAGTIRVEATRTSPGRIAHTSPFTALELAAPLADLASHLRHAGLDVTLRTDESTMLWDKLSFLAPFALLTTRYQSAVGAIRDERRSELLAVLDEITAVARAAGTPVTTEAVLSFFDRAPEMMKSSMQRDAENGHPIELDAIGGAVLRAAATHRIETPITARLVAELVPTASQ; this comes from the coding sequence ATGACCACGAACACCGTGACGGTGGCCATCCTCGGGCCGGGCGGTGTCGGTGGCCTGATCGGCGCGCTGCTCGCCCGCGACGGACACCGCGTCGTCTGCCTGGCCGGCGAGGAGACCACCGCCGTGCTGTGCCGCGAGGGCCTGCGAGTGCAGAGCACGCAGTACGGCGACTTCACCACTCCGGTCGAAGCTGACACCTTGCTGCGCGAACCGGTCGACGTCACCTTCGTGACCGTCAAGCAGACCGCCCTGCCCGCCGCCCTCGACCGTGTTCCGCCGCAGGTCCTCGGCGACGGTATCGTCGTACCGCTGCTCAACGGACTCGACCACCTCGCAGCACTGCGCCGACACTATCCGGCCGGCCAGGTCGTGGCCGGAACTATCAGGGTCGAGGCCACCCGCACCTCGCCCGGACGCATCGCGCACACCAGCCCCTTCACCGCCCTCGAACTGGCCGCCCCGCTCGCCGACCTCGCATCCCACCTTCGGCATGCCGGCCTCGACGTGACCCTGCGCACCGACGAGAGCACGATGCTCTGGGACAAACTCTCCTTCCTCGCCCCGTTCGCCCTGCTGACCACGCGCTACCAGTCCGCTGTGGGCGCCATCCGCGACGAGCGGCGGTCCGAACTGCTTGCCGTACTCGACGAAATCACTGCCGTGGCCCGCGCCGCGGGCACACCGGTGACCACCGAGGCCGTGCTCTCGTTCTTCGACCGGGCCCCCGAGATGATGAAGTCCTCGATGCAGCGCGACGCGGAGAACGGCCACCCGATCGAGCTCGACGCCATCGGCGGGGCTGTCCTACGGGCCGCGGCCACTCACAGGATCGAGACCCCGATTACCGCACGTCTCGTCGCAGAGCTGGTTCCCACAGCAAGTCAGTAG
- a CDS encoding RidA family protein has protein sequence MMQHFVRPDGTPPVNGYSHAVAFTGPMVAVSGQVPVDAHGQVVGAGDTAAQVRQVFANLVTALEAAGASMEYVVKLTVFLTNLADLDTFRQVRDEYLDTARPPACSLVKVAGLVHPAFRVEIDALAVLPAGA, from the coding sequence ATGATGCAGCACTTCGTCCGACCCGACGGCACCCCTCCGGTCAACGGCTACAGCCATGCCGTGGCGTTCACGGGGCCGATGGTCGCCGTCTCCGGACAGGTCCCGGTGGACGCCCACGGGCAGGTGGTGGGCGCGGGGGATACCGCGGCCCAGGTACGCCAGGTCTTCGCGAACCTGGTCACCGCGTTGGAGGCGGCGGGTGCCTCCATGGAATACGTGGTCAAACTGACGGTATTTCTGACCAACCTGGCCGATCTGGACACCTTCCGCCAGGTGCGCGACGAGTACCTGGACACGGCCCGCCCGCCAGCCTGCTCACTCGTCAAGGTCGCCGGGCTGGTCCATCCCGCGTTCCGGGTCGAGATCGACGCACTCGCAGTGCTACCCGCTGGGGCGTGA
- a CDS encoding IS5 family transposase: MTDAEWAQVKPLLPVPAWLEGRGGQPEGYCHRQMLDAIRYLVAGGISWRAMPTDFPVWNRVYAFFRRWRQAGLIAEFHDRLRGMVREREGRETEPTAGIIDAQSVRAAASAPAASRGYDGGKKVPGRKRHIVTDCLGMLLVVAVTAANIPDRDAAIGLLGRLRSLHHEITWVWADGGYTGGLVDWAKEKLDLTLQIVKRTDDMEGFVVLPRRWVVERTFAWLMHSRRLARDYETLPAASEAMIRWSMITRMGRRLARPRAGGRR; the protein is encoded by the coding sequence ATGACGGACGCGGAGTGGGCGCAGGTGAAGCCCCTCTTGCCGGTGCCGGCCTGGCTGGAGGGCCGGGGCGGGCAGCCCGAGGGCTACTGCCACCGTCAGATGCTGGACGCGATCCGCTACCTGGTCGCGGGAGGTATCTCCTGGCGGGCGATGCCCACGGACTTCCCCGTTTGGAATCGGGTCTACGCCTTCTTCCGCCGCTGGCGGCAGGCAGGACTGATCGCGGAGTTCCACGACCGTCTGCGCGGGATGGTCCGCGAACGCGAAGGACGCGAGACGGAACCGACGGCGGGGATCATCGACGCTCAGTCGGTACGGGCTGCCGCATCGGCGCCGGCCGCCTCACGCGGATACGACGGCGGCAAGAAAGTACCGGGCCGCAAGCGACACATCGTCACCGACTGCCTAGGCATGCTCCTGGTCGTCGCGGTGACCGCCGCGAACATCCCCGACCGGGATGCCGCCATCGGACTGCTGGGGCGGCTGCGGTCGCTGCACCACGAGATCACCTGGGTCTGGGCCGACGGCGGCTATACCGGCGGCCTTGTCGACTGGGCGAAGGAGAAACTCGACCTCACCCTGCAGATCGTCAAGCGCACCGACGACATGGAGGGGTTCGTGGTGCTGCCGAGACGCTGGGTGGTGGAGCGCACGTTCGCGTGGTTGATGCACTCGCGCCGCCTGGCCCGCGACTACGAAACCCTGCCCGCCGCCAGCGAGGCGATGATCCGGTGGTCGATGATCACGCGGATGGGCCGCCGACTGGCCCGGCCACGGGCCGGCGGCCGACGCTGA
- a CDS encoding VOC family protein: protein MVSVLQNVAIDCADAYELARFWSRVTGRPLHPEDKPGTPETQVLLAEGPALYFSQVPEPKKIKNRIHLCLRPETSREQEVERLLGLGATLVADHRNPDGSGWAVLADPEGNEFCVLRSESDRAAMIS, encoded by the coding sequence ATGGTTTCGGTATTGCAGAACGTGGCTATTGACTGTGCGGATGCTTACGAGCTGGCACGGTTCTGGAGCAGGGTGACGGGCCGTCCGCTGCATCCAGAGGACAAACCGGGCACCCCGGAGACGCAGGTGCTGCTGGCGGAGGGGCCAGCGCTGTACTTCAGCCAGGTACCCGAGCCCAAGAAGATCAAGAACCGGATCCATCTGTGTTTGCGCCCTGAGACATCGCGTGAGCAGGAGGTGGAACGGCTGCTCGGTCTCGGTGCCACCCTCGTCGCCGATCACCGGAATCCCGATGGCTCGGGCTGGGCAGTCCTTGCTGACCCCGAAGGCAACGAATTCTGCGTTCTTCGCAGCGAGTCCGACCGCGCCGCGATGATTTCCTGA
- a CDS encoding VOC family protein: MSTIQPVIITADQDVLLGFYTKLFGAEEIFRVPAEGPAFYLGLRIGDTDLGLVAKTAPGTGAAPRILLSIGVDDVDETLGRVAALGGSVRSGPNDMPWGQRVAHIQDPDGNPVNLTQPIPTQ; the protein is encoded by the coding sequence ATGTCCACTATCCAGCCAGTGATCATCACTGCCGACCAGGACGTCCTGCTCGGCTTCTATACGAAATTGTTCGGCGCCGAGGAGATCTTCCGGGTACCGGCGGAAGGCCCGGCCTTCTACCTCGGCCTACGCATCGGCGACACCGACCTCGGCCTGGTGGCCAAGACGGCCCCGGGGACCGGGGCGGCACCGCGGATCCTGCTCAGCATCGGTGTCGACGACGTCGACGAGACGCTCGGCCGGGTGGCGGCGCTGGGCGGCTCGGTCCGCAGCGGCCCCAACGACATGCCGTGGGGACAGCGCGTCGCCCACATCCAGGACCCCGACGGCAACCCGGTGAACCTCACCCAGCCGATCCCGACTCAGTGA
- a CDS encoding transposase family protein — MLGSRTGPTQRRTGEANRPNYSGKHRRHGLQALALTDERGRLVWLSAARPGRTHDITAARRGHILARLRAAGLGALVALGFIGLDDDRDDPMVVMVVTGFKATRARKLAPAEREANRILAAGRAPVERGFALVLTNIDEATTGK, encoded by the coding sequence ATGCTTGGCTCGCGTACTGGCCCCACCCAGCGCCGTACCGGAGAGGCGAACCGCCCGAACTACTCCGGCAAGCATCGCCGCCACGGCCTGCAGGCGCTTGCGCTGACCGACGAGCGGGGCCGTCTGGTGTGGCTATCGGCCGCCCGGCCCGGCCGCACCCACGACATCACCGCCGCCCGCCGCGGCCATATCCTGGCCCGCCTGCGCGCTGCCGGTCTCGGCGCCCTGGTCGCCCTGGGCTTTATCGGCCTGGACGACGACAGGGACGACCCCATGGTCGTTATGGTCGTCACCGGATTCAAAGCCACCCGTGCCCGCAAGCTCGCACCCGCCGAAAGAGAAGCCAACCGCATCCTGGCCGCCGGCCGCGCCCCGGTCGAACGCGGCTTCGCCCTCGTCCTGACGAACATCGACGAGGCCACCACTGGCAAATGA
- a CDS encoding serine hydrolase domain-containing protein, producing the protein MREQVWQLFRSSGRRSDRRRTVPVAAAVAVGIMTMGTLAPPAASAAAKPGTPQKGLNALVHTNGVPAALASVGDRDGRTRAYFAGVGDLATGAQVPRDGQVRIGSNTKSFTAVVVLQLVGEGKISLDAPVDTYLPGLVRGDGIDGRRITVRQLLQHTSGLPNYSKYLSESIRYYDPRELLGLALQHEADFAPGTKWAYSNTNYVVAGLIVQNVTGRSLAEEIDRRVIKRIGLHHTYFPAPGEVAIRERHPRGYYQDSADAPLIDATEWDPSWAWAAGQMVSTGSDLNRFFTALLAGRLLSEAQLDQMRTTVPASYPFPAGARYGLGLVSTPLSCGGVYWGHGGSMTGYETRGGATDEGRAANVAVTTQPSQATKERMDGVVDTALCR; encoded by the coding sequence GTGCGTGAGCAGGTATGGCAGCTATTTCGTTCGTCCGGGCGGCGGAGTGACCGGCGCAGAACCGTGCCGGTCGCAGCCGCAGTTGCCGTCGGCATCATGACGATGGGCACCCTGGCACCGCCCGCGGCGTCTGCCGCCGCCAAACCGGGCACCCCCCAGAAGGGCCTGAACGCGCTGGTGCACACCAACGGTGTGCCCGCCGCGCTGGCGAGCGTCGGAGACCGTGACGGCCGCACCCGCGCCTACTTTGCCGGGGTCGGCGACCTGGCGACCGGTGCTCAGGTCCCCCGTGACGGTCAGGTGCGCATTGGCAGCAACACCAAGTCGTTCACTGCGGTGGTCGTGCTGCAACTGGTCGGTGAAGGGAAGATCAGCCTTGACGCCCCGGTCGATACCTACCTGCCCGGCCTCGTCCGCGGGGACGGGATCGACGGGCGCCGCATCACCGTCCGCCAACTGCTCCAGCACACCAGCGGACTTCCCAACTACAGCAAGTATCTCAGCGAGAGCATCCGTTACTACGACCCCCGCGAACTCCTCGGCCTCGCTCTCCAGCACGAGGCCGACTTCGCCCCCGGGACGAAATGGGCCTACAGCAACACGAACTACGTGGTGGCCGGCCTGATCGTTCAGAACGTCACCGGCCGCTCCCTCGCCGAAGAGATCGACCGGCGCGTCATCAAGCGCATCGGATTGCACCACACCTACTTCCCCGCCCCGGGCGAGGTCGCGATCCGGGAGCGCCATCCCAGGGGCTACTACCAGGATTCGGCGGACGCACCGCTGATCGACGCCACGGAATGGGACCCTTCGTGGGCCTGGGCCGCAGGGCAGATGGTGTCCACCGGCTCCGACCTCAACCGGTTCTTCACCGCGCTGCTGGCCGGCAGACTCCTCTCAGAGGCGCAGCTTGACCAGATGCGCACCACCGTCCCCGCCAGTTACCCCTTCCCCGCAGGTGCCCGCTACGGGTTGGGGCTCGTGAGCACTCCTCTGTCGTGCGGCGGTGTGTACTGGGGCCACGGCGGCAGCATGACGGGATACGAGACCCGAGGCGGCGCCACCGACGAGGGTCGCGCCGCCAATGTCGCTGTGACCACGCAGCCAAGCCAGGCAACCAAGGAGCGCATGGACGGGGTCGTGGACACAGCCCTGTGCCGCTGA
- a CDS encoding histidine phosphatase family protein, with protein sequence MGELIVIRHGQTEWSLSGRHAGRTDVALTEAGEAAASALAPRLAHRRLVAVFSSPLSRAMRTAELAGLTAAKPDPDLLEWDYGGYEGMTAEQIREARPGWDLWRDGVIPGAARPGEELAQVAARTDAVLDRIRPLLSEGDVAVVAHGHLARVLTVRWLGLDASASRLLGHPHPGTLSFLATEDGQPIISAWNVP encoded by the coding sequence ATGGGTGAGCTGATAGTGATCAGGCACGGCCAGACCGAGTGGAGCCTGTCGGGCCGGCACGCTGGAAGGACCGACGTCGCTCTGACCGAAGCGGGCGAGGCTGCGGCCAGTGCTCTTGCTCCGAGGCTGGCCCACCGCCGTCTGGTTGCCGTGTTCAGTAGCCCGCTGAGCCGCGCCATGCGGACGGCCGAGCTTGCTGGCCTGACCGCGGCCAAGCCCGATCCCGACCTGTTGGAGTGGGACTACGGCGGCTACGAAGGCATGACCGCCGAACAGATCCGCGAGGCGAGGCCAGGCTGGGACCTGTGGCGCGACGGCGTCATTCCCGGTGCCGCCCGCCCCGGCGAGGAGCTCGCGCAGGTGGCCGCACGCACGGACGCGGTGCTGGACCGCATCCGTCCGCTGCTGAGCGAGGGAGATGTCGCCGTGGTTGCGCACGGCCACCTGGCGCGCGTGCTCACCGTGCGCTGGCTCGGTCTCGACGCGTCCGCGAGCCGACTGCTCGGCCACCCGCATCCGGGCACTCTCAGCTTCCTGGCCACGGAGGACGGGCAACCCATCATCTCCGCTTGGAACGTCCCGTAG
- a CDS encoding phosphotransferase family protein — translation MTRHQLAGAARAALGGGRRLEAVERLAGGTTKGVYRLTMDDAMTAIAYLWEDSENYWPATEHDGDLADPFSPGIGLDLFEAAHARLEALGLRVLEIHLADRDGTHYPADLAIVEDVPGEKLMDLRNRDPRAAEPTMTRLAESLAMMRGHRAPSFGKVALIDGGGTSRSASCEQAALAFALRGLADATARDHRIADARDQLEERLRQLTTAIRPRAEYSVVHGELGLDHVMVDRDGHPVVIDIENLLYFDVEWEHVFLRLRHTASQYQRLAVDGLDEDRLALYKLTQHLSLTAGPLRLLDGDFPDRDFMRGVAEHHLNEALASVLAS, via the coding sequence GTGACGCGGCATCAGTTGGCGGGTGCGGCGCGGGCCGCACTGGGCGGCGGGCGACGGCTGGAGGCGGTGGAGCGACTCGCGGGCGGCACCACGAAGGGCGTCTATCGGCTGACGATGGACGACGCCATGACGGCGATCGCCTATCTGTGGGAGGACTCCGAGAACTACTGGCCGGCCACCGAGCACGACGGCGACCTCGCCGACCCGTTCTCGCCCGGCATCGGGCTCGACCTGTTCGAAGCCGCGCACGCGCGGCTGGAGGCGCTGGGCCTTCGGGTCCTTGAGATCCACTTGGCTGATCGTGACGGCACGCACTACCCGGCCGACCTGGCGATCGTCGAGGACGTGCCCGGCGAGAAACTGATGGACCTGCGCAACCGCGACCCGCGCGCCGCGGAGCCGACCATGACGCGCCTCGCTGAGAGCCTGGCGATGATGCGCGGCCACCGGGCACCGTCCTTCGGCAAGGTCGCCCTGATCGACGGGGGCGGCACGTCACGGTCGGCCTCGTGCGAGCAGGCAGCGCTCGCCTTCGCGCTGCGCGGTCTCGCCGACGCGACAGCGCGCGACCACAGGATCGCCGACGCCCGCGATCAGTTGGAGGAGCGGCTGCGTCAGCTGACCACGGCGATTCGGCCACGCGCCGAGTACTCTGTCGTCCACGGCGAGCTGGGGCTGGACCACGTCATGGTCGACCGGGACGGCCATCCCGTCGTGATCGACATCGAGAACCTGCTGTATTTCGACGTCGAGTGGGAGCACGTGTTCCTGCGCCTCCGCCATACCGCCAGCCAGTATCAGCGGCTGGCGGTGGACGGCCTCGACGAGGACCGCCTCGCGCTCTACAAACTCACCCAGCATCTGTCGCTGACAGCCGGCCCGCTGCGCCTGCTCGACGGGGACTTCCCCGACCGGGATTTCATGCGAGGGGTCGCCGAGCATCACCTGAACGAAGCGCTGGCATCGGTCCTGGCTAGTTAA
- a CDS encoding TetR/AcrR family transcriptional regulator, whose translation MGQKGAETRDRLLDATQELVETGGYFGTGLNQVIAASGAPRGSLYFHFPGGKDQLVGESVRRAGETIADAFGNLADSSSPVEEFVDGLLRHLGDRLQESGWRKGCPVATVALETAATSDPLQEACSEVYTSWEAALRARLAGRPGADDLAVTILALVEGALLLARAHRSRGPLDIVARQIGALLS comes from the coding sequence ATGGGACAGAAGGGCGCCGAGACGCGGGACCGACTGCTGGATGCGACACAGGAGTTGGTCGAGACCGGAGGTTACTTCGGCACCGGACTCAACCAGGTGATCGCGGCCAGTGGCGCACCCCGTGGTTCGCTCTACTTCCACTTCCCCGGCGGCAAGGACCAGTTGGTCGGCGAGTCCGTCCGGAGGGCCGGAGAAACGATCGCCGATGCCTTCGGGAACCTGGCGGACTCCAGCTCGCCGGTGGAGGAGTTCGTCGACGGGCTGCTGCGGCATCTGGGCGACCGACTCCAGGAGTCCGGGTGGCGCAAAGGATGTCCGGTGGCCACCGTGGCACTGGAGACCGCCGCGACCAGCGATCCCCTGCAGGAGGCGTGCTCGGAGGTGTACACCTCGTGGGAGGCGGCCCTGCGAGCACGACTGGCGGGCCGCCCGGGTGCCGACGACTTGGCGGTCACGATCCTGGCCCTGGTGGAGGGGGCGCTTCTGCTGGCCCGGGCGCACCGCAGCAGGGGGCCGCTGGACATTGTCGCCCGCCAGATCGGCGCCCTGTTGAGCTGA